The following are from one region of the Phycisphaerae bacterium genome:
- a CDS encoding DUF1566 domain-containing protein, translating into MYGCVVTNDFGSATSNTATLTVTQLPYDIYPIVDTGQTTCYNNTSVIACPNPGAAFHGQDAQYAGNAPSFTLSGDGLTVLDNITGLTWQRSPDTDGDNDIDASDKLTWTQAQAYPATLNAVSFGGFDDWRLPTIKELYSLIDFRGVDPSGCDDFATCPNIVPFIDTNYFDFAYGDTAAGERIIDSQYASSTLYVSTVDDELLFGVNFADGRIKGYGLVIAGTDKTFLVMCVRGPSTYGTNNFVDNGNGTVTDRSTGLMWTQGDSGVGYNWQAALGYAENLNFAGYTDWRLPSVKELQGILDYTRSPDTTSSAAIDPIFDATPIVNEEGQADWPYYWANTTHANWMGGGESGAYVAFGRGLGYLDGQWQDVHGAGCQRSDFKDGDPADYPFGHGPQGDAIRIFNYVRAVRDTVLSECFGDGDCDDENVCTDDTCLDGTCQHADNTGPCDDGLFCTLTDVCLSGSCTGSGDPCPGQTCDEDSDTCIAPSVPAASQCGLISMLMMVLLGGTMVFMRFGREALGGAGD; encoded by the coding sequence ATGTATGGATGCGTCGTGACCAACGACTTCGGCTCGGCCACGTCCAACACGGCTACGCTTACCGTCACGCAGTTGCCTTACGACATCTATCCCATCGTCGATACCGGCCAGACCACGTGCTACAACAACACGTCTGTGATCGCCTGCCCCAACCCAGGCGCGGCGTTTCACGGACAAGATGCGCAGTACGCCGGCAACGCCCCGTCATTCACGCTCAGCGGCGACGGCCTGACCGTGCTCGATAACATCACCGGCCTGACCTGGCAGCGCAGCCCGGACACCGACGGCGACAACGACATCGACGCCTCCGACAAGCTCACCTGGACGCAGGCTCAGGCTTATCCCGCCACGCTCAATGCCGTGTCCTTCGGTGGATTCGACGACTGGCGGCTGCCCACGATCAAGGAGCTCTACTCGCTCATCGACTTCCGCGGCGTCGATCCCAGCGGGTGCGACGATTTCGCCACCTGCCCGAACATCGTCCCCTTCATCGACACGAACTACTTCGACTTCGCCTACGGCGACACGGCCGCGGGCGAGCGCATCATCGACTCGCAATATGCCTCCAGCACGCTCTACGTCTCGACGGTCGACGACGAACTCCTCTTCGGCGTGAACTTCGCCGACGGGCGCATCAAGGGCTACGGGCTCGTGATCGCCGGAACCGACAAGACCTTCCTGGTCATGTGCGTGCGCGGACCATCGACCTACGGCACGAACAACTTCGTCGACAACGGCAACGGCACGGTCACCGACCGATCGACCGGCCTGATGTGGACGCAGGGCGACAGCGGCGTGGGATACAACTGGCAGGCCGCGCTGGGCTATGCGGAGAACCTCAATTTCGCCGGCTACACCGACTGGCGCCTGCCCAGCGTGAAGGAGCTACAGGGCATCCTCGACTACACCCGCTCGCCCGACACGACCTCCTCGGCCGCCATCGATCCAATCTTCGACGCCACGCCCATTGTCAACGAGGAAGGCCAGGCCGACTGGCCCTACTACTGGGCCAACACCACGCACGCCAACTGGATGGGCGGCGGTGAGTCGGGCGCCTACGTTGCCTTCGGACGCGGGCTGGGCTATCTCGACGGGCAATGGCAGGACGTGCACGGCGCCGGCTGCCAGCGCAGTGATTTCAAGGACGGCGACCCGGCCGACTATCCCTTCGGCCACGGGCCGCAAGGCGACGCGATCCGCATCTTCAACTATGTCCGCGCCGTGCGCGACACCGTCCTTTCCGAGTGCTTCGGCGACGGCGACTGCGACGACGAGAACGTCTGTACGGATGACACCTGCCTGGACGGCACGTGCCAGCATGCTGACAACACCGGTCCCTGCGACGATGGCCTCTTCTGTACGCTGACCGACGTCTGCCTGAGCGGTTCGTGCACGGGCTCCGGCGATCCCTGCCCCGGCCAGACCTGCGATGAGGATAGCGACACCTGCATCGCCCCGTCCGTGCCGGCGGCGTCCCAGTGCGGCCTGATCTCAATGCTTATGATGGTGCTCCTCGGCGGAACGATGGTCTTCATGCGCTTCGGCCGGGAGGCGTTGGGTGGGGCTGGCGACTGA